The following coding sequences lie in one Pan paniscus chromosome X, NHGRI_mPanPan1-v2.0_pri, whole genome shotgun sequence genomic window:
- the NLRP2B gene encoding NLR family pyrin domain-containing protein 2B, with amino-acid sequence MVSSAQLDFNLQALLGQLSQDELCKFTSLIRTVSLGNELQKIPQT; translated from the coding sequence ATGGTGTCTTCTGCACAGCTGGACTTCAACCTGCAGGCTCTTCTGGGACAGCTCAGCCAGGATGAGTTGTGCAAGTTCACGTCTCTGATCAGGACCGTCTCCCTGGGAAATGAGCTACAAAAAATCCCCCAGACATAG